In a genomic window of Gossypium arboreum isolate Shixiya-1 chromosome 9, ASM2569848v2, whole genome shotgun sequence:
- the LOC108456663 gene encoding uncharacterized protein LOC108456663 isoform X1: MFYGAVVWDPWLIVAQIVCLQCLYYLTLGAFLSFLVGTRVSRLSLVYFFDFATITTSTVTGWCVIASFLLSSIAGAGYMLYLIERAKKCLDFAATLYIIHLFICLIYGGWPSSITWWFVNGIGVAVMALLGEYLCIRRELKEIPITRYRSSKEYFLYMSKCFKR; this comes from the exons ATGTTCTATGGGGCGGTAGTATGGGATCCTTGGCTTATTGTAGCCCAAATTGTTTGCCTTCAATGTCTATATTACCTTACTCTTGGAGCCTTCTTGTCATTCCTCGTCGGCACCCGTGTTTCTCGTCTGAGTTTGGTCTATTTCTTCGACTTTGCTACCATCACTACGTCCACTGTTACTGGCTGGTGTGTCATCGCTTCGTTTCTGCTCAGCTCTATTGCAGG AGCTGGTTACATGCTTTATTTGATTGAAAGGGCAAAAAAGTGCTTGGATTTTGCAGCTACCCTCTATATTATCCATCTTTTTATATGCCTAATATATGGAGGTTGGCCTTCCTCAATAACATGGTGGTTTGTGAATGGTATTGGAGTTGCAGTGATGGCTTTGCTAGGTGAATATCTGTGCATTAGACGGGAACTCAAAGAGATTCCAATAACGCGATACCGATCAAGTAAGGAATATTTCCTATATATGTCAAAGTGTTTCAAAAGATAA
- the LOC108456663 gene encoding uncharacterized protein LOC108456663 isoform X2 — protein sequence MFYGAVVWDPWLIVAQIVCLQCLYYLTLGAFLSFLVGTRVSRLSLVYFFDFATITTSTVTGWCVIASFLLSSIAGAGYMLYLIERAKKCLDFAATLYIIHLFICLIYGGWPSSITWWFVNGIGVAVMALLGEYLCIRRELKEIPITRYRSNV from the exons ATGTTCTATGGGGCGGTAGTATGGGATCCTTGGCTTATTGTAGCCCAAATTGTTTGCCTTCAATGTCTATATTACCTTACTCTTGGAGCCTTCTTGTCATTCCTCGTCGGCACCCGTGTTTCTCGTCTGAGTTTGGTCTATTTCTTCGACTTTGCTACCATCACTACGTCCACTGTTACTGGCTGGTGTGTCATCGCTTCGTTTCTGCTCAGCTCTATTGCAGG AGCTGGTTACATGCTTTATTTGATTGAAAGGGCAAAAAAGTGCTTGGATTTTGCAGCTACCCTCTATATTATCCATCTTTTTATATGCCTAATATATGGAGGTTGGCCTTCCTCAATAACATGGTGGTTTGTGAATGGTATTGGAGTTGCAGTGATGGCTTTGCTAGGTGAATATCTGTGCATTAGACGGGAACTCAAAGAGATTCCAATAACGCGATACCGATCAA ATGTTTGA